From Cellulophaga lytica DSM 7489, a single genomic window includes:
- a CDS encoding TonB-dependent receptor — protein sequence MKKIIFTLIIIPYSIFSQDFNIKGKVSNYNTPLAYASVHVKGKPIGTTTDEEGFYSLKLSKGDYILVCQSIGFTTIEKQVTVNNNQALNFNLKEDVLGLDQIVVTGTKTEKRRTDSPVIVNLINSKTLDNVVATNLSEGLRFQPGLRVETDCQTCNYTQLRMNGLQGGYSQILINGRPIFSPLTGLYGMEQIPVNMIERIEVVRGGVSALYGSNAIGGTVNVITKIPIKNEYNLTYTYQSINNNASDNILLGNATVVNDDRSAGATFFINKRDRNTYDDNGDNYSELPSLKNNSFGANLFYLPSENEKIEASISSIYEYRYGGEQVNKAAHLAKQSEERTHNIIMGSLDYQINFNEDKNSFIAYYGGQITDRDHYTGILPDDENELNSFLVNPPYGTSKVETHQAGVQLNHKVDSFVGGEAIFTFGTEYVYDDVLDVIEAYNYKIDQTTRNWGAFLQSDWDITPKINFLSGLRIDKHNLLDKVIASPRLSFLYKMNKESQFRLGWGTGFRAPQAFDTDLHIAFAGGGISRISLSDNLFEERSNSYTASFNYDKATEHLIAGFTVESFYTKLNDAFYLFPLGEDNFGELFEKRNGDGAVVKGITVETRANFDYVLQVDAGFTLQSSKFTEAVENIEGLPTKKEFLRTPNTYGFATLTYTPTKRFNASANLVYTGSMDIAHFGGENTGQAIDEYKDTPSFLETSLRLGYTFNSNKLNTGLEVFGGVKNITNAYQNDFDIGKNRDSNYVYGPSLPRTIFLGLRLKSL from the coding sequence ATGAAAAAAATAATTTTTACACTAATAATTATTCCCTATTCTATTTTTTCTCAAGACTTTAACATTAAAGGAAAAGTAAGTAATTACAACACACCATTAGCATATGCATCTGTACACGTTAAAGGAAAGCCTATTGGCACTACAACAGATGAAGAGGGATTTTACAGTTTAAAACTAAGTAAAGGGGATTACATTTTAGTATGCCAAAGTATAGGCTTTACCACTATTGAAAAGCAAGTTACAGTTAACAACAACCAAGCTCTTAATTTTAACCTTAAGGAAGATGTTTTGGGCTTAGACCAAATTGTGGTTACCGGTACCAAAACAGAAAAAAGAAGAACAGACTCTCCTGTAATTGTAAACCTTATAAACAGTAAAACGTTAGATAATGTTGTTGCCACTAACTTATCTGAGGGACTTAGGTTTCAACCAGGTTTAAGGGTAGAAACAGATTGCCAAACTTGCAATTACACACAGTTACGTATGAATGGCTTACAGGGTGGTTATTCTCAAATATTAATAAACGGGAGACCTATATTTAGTCCGCTAACCGGTTTATATGGTATGGAACAAATTCCGGTAAATATGATAGAACGCATTGAAGTGGTAAGAGGTGGTGTTTCTGCACTATACGGCTCTAATGCTATTGGCGGCACAGTTAACGTAATTACCAAAATACCTATTAAAAACGAATACAACTTAACCTATACCTACCAGAGTATAAACAATAACGCATCTGATAATATTTTACTTGGTAATGCTACGGTTGTAAATGATGATAGATCTGCCGGTGCTACATTTTTCATCAATAAAAGAGATAGAAATACGTATGATGATAATGGCGATAATTACTCTGAATTGCCTAGCCTAAAAAACAATTCTTTTGGGGCAAATTTATTTTATTTACCTTCTGAAAACGAAAAAATAGAAGCAAGTATAAGTAGCATTTATGAATACCGATATGGTGGCGAGCAAGTAAATAAAGCTGCTCATTTAGCAAAACAGTCTGAAGAACGCACCCATAATATAATAATGGGAAGTTTAGATTATCAGATAAATTTTAATGAAGATAAAAATAGTTTTATTGCCTACTATGGCGGACAAATTACAGACCGAGACCACTATACTGGCATACTACCAGATGATGAAAATGAGTTAAACTCTTTTTTGGTAAACCCACCATACGGAACCTCTAAAGTAGAGACTCACCAAGCTGGTGTGCAATTAAACCATAAAGTAGATTCATTTGTAGGCGGAGAAGCAATTTTTACTTTTGGTACCGAGTATGTTTATGATGATGTTTTAGATGTAATAGAGGCGTACAATTATAAAATAGACCAAACAACCCGAAATTGGGGTGCATTTTTACAAAGCGATTGGGATATTACTCCTAAAATTAATTTTTTATCAGGACTAAGAATAGACAAACACAACTTACTAGATAAAGTAATTGCTAGTCCTAGACTATCATTTTTATACAAAATGAATAAAGAATCTCAATTTAGATTAGGTTGGGGAACAGGCTTTAGAGCGCCACAAGCTTTTGATACCGATTTGCATATTGCCTTTGCAGGGGGAGGAATTTCTAGAATATCTTTGTCTGATAATTTATTTGAAGAACGCTCTAACAGCTACACGGCTTCTTTTAATTATGACAAAGCTACAGAGCATTTAATTGCTGGCTTTACAGTAGAAAGCTTTTACACAAAATTAAATGATGCTTTTTACCTTTTTCCTTTAGGCGAAGATAATTTTGGTGAGTTATTTGAAAAAAGAAATGGTGACGGAGCCGTTGTGAAAGGTATAACAGTAGAGACAAGAGCTAATTTTGATTATGTTCTACAGGTTGATGCAGGCTTTACATTACAATCTAGCAAATTTACAGAAGCAGTAGAAAATATTGAAGGCTTACCTACTAAAAAAGAATTTTTAAGAACACCAAACACCTATGGTTTTGCAACACTAACGTACACACCAACTAAAAGGTTTAATGCCTCTGCTAATTTGGTTTATACAGGCAGTATGGATATTGCGCATTTTGGAGGAGAAAACACGGGTCAGGCTATAGATGAATACAAGGATACTCCA
- a CDS encoding metal ABC transporter solute-binding protein, Zn/Mn family: MKKIIYILISVLMVSLSACKTDAKKAVNGKLNVVTTTTMITDLLQNIGGNTINVVGLMGSGVDPHLYKASEGDVAKLVNADVVFYGGLHLEGKLVEVFEKMERTGKKTIAVSDALNKKELIGSEYFASNYDPHIWFNVTFWKQITTYVTNELKKADPKNAAVYEQNSKKYLQELTKLDAEVREKINELPQDKRILVTAHDAFNYFGVSYNFNVVGLQGLSTATEAGVQDVQELSKFIIENKVKAIFVESSVPKRTIEALQASVTSKNHDVAIGGTLYSDALGDKGTVEGTYIGMFKYNVTTIVNALK, from the coding sequence ATGAAAAAGATTATATATATACTAATTAGCGTTTTAATGGTGAGTTTATCTGCTTGTAAAACGGATGCTAAAAAAGCTGTTAACGGAAAATTAAACGTAGTTACAACAACTACAATGATTACAGATTTATTACAGAATATTGGCGGTAATACTATAAATGTTGTTGGTTTAATGGGCAGTGGTGTAGATCCGCACTTGTACAAGGCTAGTGAGGGTGATGTAGCGAAATTGGTAAATGCAGACGTAGTTTTTTATGGCGGTTTACATTTAGAAGGTAAGCTTGTTGAGGTGTTTGAAAAAATGGAAAGAACAGGAAAAAAAACAATAGCTGTTTCTGATGCTTTAAATAAAAAAGAACTTATTGGTTCTGAGTATTTTGCTTCTAATTACGATCCGCATATTTGGTTTAATGTTACATTTTGGAAACAAATAACTACCTATGTTACAAATGAGTTAAAAAAGGCAGACCCTAAAAATGCTGCTGTTTATGAGCAAAACAGCAAAAAATACTTGCAAGAATTAACAAAACTAGATGCAGAAGTAAGAGAAAAAATTAATGAGCTACCACAAGACAAAAGAATTTTAGTAACAGCCCATGATGCTTTTAATTATTTTGGAGTATCATATAATTTTAATGTGGTTGGTTTGCAAGGATTATCTACAGCAACAGAAGCTGGTGTGCAAGATGTGCAAGAATTGTCTAAATTTATAATAGAAAATAAAGTGAAAGCTATTTTTGTAGAGAGTTCTGTACCTAAACGTACAATAGAGGCTTTACAGGCATCTGTTACATCTAAAAATCATGATGTTGCCATAGGAGGCACATTATATTCTGACGCTTTAGGTGATAAAGGAACTGTAGAAGGTACATATATAGGAATGTTTAAATACAATGTTACTACAATTGTAAATGCCTTAAAGTAA
- a CDS encoding metal ABC transporter ATP-binding protein, translating into MEKKYAITVDDLTVAYNYKPVLWDIDLAIPEGVLMAIVGPNGAGKSTLIKSILGIIKPIAGSVKIFDKPYKKQFKEVAYVPQKGSVDWDFPTTALDVVMMGTYGSLGWIKRPGQKEKKAALEALEKVGMLSFKSRQISQLSGGQQQRIFLARALVQNASIYLMDEPFQGVDATTEKAIINILKELRKAGKTLIVVHHDLQTVPEYFDWVTFLNVKKIATGPVKDIFNDGNLTKTYGINYKVSVQE; encoded by the coding sequence ATGGAAAAAAAATATGCTATTACGGTAGATGACCTTACGGTTGCTTACAACTATAAACCTGTTTTATGGGATATAGATTTGGCAATACCAGAAGGCGTGCTCATGGCTATTGTTGGTCCTAACGGTGCGGGTAAATCTACTCTAATAAAATCTATTTTAGGTATTATTAAGCCTATTGCTGGTAGTGTAAAAATTTTTGATAAACCCTATAAAAAACAGTTTAAAGAGGTTGCTTACGTGCCGCAAAAAGGTAGTGTAGATTGGGATTTTCCTACCACTGCTTTAGATGTTGTAATGATGGGAACTTATGGTAGTTTGGGGTGGATTAAAAGACCTGGGCAAAAAGAGAAAAAAGCAGCATTAGAAGCATTAGAAAAAGTGGGTATGTTGTCTTTTAAATCAAGACAAATTAGTCAGCTTAGTGGCGGACAACAACAACGTATATTTTTAGCTAGAGCATTAGTGCAAAATGCAAGTATTTATTTAATGGATGAACCTTTTCAGGGAGTAGATGCTACAACAGAAAAAGCCATTATTAATATTTTAAAAGAATTGCGTAAAGCCGGAAAAACATTAATTGTGGTACATCATGATTTGCAAACTGTACCAGAATATTTTGATTGGGTTACGTTTTTAAATGTGAAGAAAATAGCAACAGGGCCTGTTAAAGATATTTTTAATGATGGTAACCTAACTAAAACTTATGGTATAAACTATAAAGTAAGTGTGCAAGAGTAA
- a CDS encoding metal-dependent transcriptional regulator, producing MTHSEENYLKAIFHIGKGGVNEISTNAIAEQMETKPSSVTDMIKKLSEKNLVNYKKYKGVSLTDTGKSMALSIIRKHRLWEVFLVEKLEFSWDEVHEVAEQLEHIKSEKLIDKLDKLLDYPKYDPHGDPIPDKNGNFKVIDKKLLSELSVNDKGICVGVKDSSSQFLKFLDKNKIALGDVIEVIDKEDFDGSFQLKINANSFNVSNQIASNLFVQITE from the coding sequence ATGACGCATTCCGAGGAAAATTATTTAAAAGCAATTTTTCACATTGGTAAAGGAGGAGTTAATGAGATCTCTACAAATGCTATTGCAGAGCAAATGGAAACTAAGCCATCTTCTGTAACAGATATGATTAAAAAATTATCTGAAAAAAATCTAGTAAACTATAAAAAATACAAAGGTGTTTCATTAACAGATACTGGTAAATCTATGGCTTTGTCTATTATTAGAAAGCACAGGTTATGGGAAGTTTTTTTAGTAGAAAAGTTAGAATTTTCTTGGGATGAAGTGCATGAGGTAGCAGAACAATTAGAGCATATTAAAAGTGAAAAATTAATAGATAAGTTAGATAAGCTTCTAGATTACCCTAAGTATGATCCGCACGGAGACCCAATACCAGATAAGAATGGTAATTTTAAAGTGATAGATAAAAAGCTTTTGAGTGAACTTTCTGTAAATGATAAAGGTATTTGTGTAGGGGTAAAGGATTCTTCTAGTCAGTTTTTAAAGTTTTTAGATAAAAATAAAATTGCATTAGGAGATGTGATAGAAGTAATAGATAAGGAAGATTTTGACGGATCTTTTCAATTAAAAATTAATGCAAACAGTTTTAACGTGTCTAACCAAATTGCTTCTAATTTGTTTGTACAGATAACAGAATAA